AAGGAACTCGGCAAAATGCCCCCGTAACTTCGGGAGAAGGGGGGCCATGTCCGGTGATTGGATTTACTCCATGAGCTGGGGGTGGCCGCAGAGACCAGCGAGAAGCGACTGTTTACTAAAAACACAGGTCCGTGCGAAGCCGTAAGGCGATGTATACGGACTGACGCCTGCCCGGTGCTGGAACGTTAAGGGGACCGGTTAGCTCCATTTCGGTGGGGCGAAGCTGAGAACTTAAGCGCCAGTAAACGGCGGTGGTAACTATAACCATCCTAAGGTAGCGAAATTCCTTGTCGGGTAAGTTCCGACCTGCACGAATGGCGTAACGACTTCTCGACTGTCTCAACCATAGGCCCGGTGAAATTGCACTACGAGTAAAGATGCTCGTTTCGCGCAGCAGGACGGAAAGACCCCGGGACCTTTACTACAGTTTGATATTGGTGTTCGGTTCGGCTTGTGTAGGATAGCTGGGAGACTGTGAACTCTGGACGCCAGTTCAGGGGGAGTCGTCGTTGAAATACCAGTCTGGTCGTGCTGGATGTCTAACCTGGGTCCGTGATCCGGATCAGGGACAGTGTCTGATGGGTAGTTTAACTGGGGCGGTTGCCTCCTAAAGAGTAACGGAGGCGCCCAAAGGTTCCCTCAGCCTGGTTGGCAATCAGGTGTTGAGTGTAAGTGCACAAGGGAGCTTGACTGTGAGACCGACGGGTCGAGCAGGGACGAAAGTCGGGACTAGTGATCCGGCGGTGGCTTGTGGAAGCGCCGTCGCTCAACGGATAAAAGGTACCCCGGGGATAACAGGCTGATCTTCCCCAAGAGTCCATATCGACGGGATGGTTTGGCACCTCGATGTCGGCTCGTCGCATCCTGGGGCTGGAGTCGGTCCCAAGGGTTGGGCTGTTCGCCCATTAAAGCGGTACGCGAGCTGGGTTTAGAACGTCGTGAGACAGTTCGGTCCCTATCCGCTGCGCGCGCAGGAATATTGAGAAGGGCTGTCCCTAGTACGAGAGGACCGGGACGGACGAACCTCTGGTGTGCCAGTTGTTCTGCCAAGGGCATGGCTGGTTGGCTACGTTCGGGAGGGATAACCGCTGAAAGCATCTAAGCGGGAAGCCTGCTTCGAGATGAGTATTCCCACCCACTTGATGGGGTAAGGCTCCCAGTAGACGACTGGGTTGATAGGCCGGATCTGGAAGCACGGTAACGTGTGGAGGTGACCGGTACTAATAGGCCGAGGGCTTGTCCTCAGTTGCTCGCGTCCACTGTGTTGGTTCTGAAACCACGAACAGCCCCGCATCCCGGGTTTCTGGGGTGTGGTGTGGCATGGTTCGACAGTTTCATAGTGTTTCGGTGGTTATAGCGTGAGGGAAACGCCCGGTTACATTCCGAACCCGGAAGCTAAGCCTTACAGCGCCGATGGTACTGCAGGGGGACCCTGTGGGAGAGTAGGACGCCGCCGAACTCCTTTTAGAGCTCTGGCTCTTGGGCACTCAGCCCAAGGGCCAGAGCTTTTTTGCGTTGAGGTAGGGTCAGGGGGCATCGTAGGTACGTTTCCCACAGGAGGCCCCCGGGTGGAGGTCCAGGAGACCCGTGTCCAGACAGACCGGGTCCTCACCATCCCCAACATCCTCAGCATGGCGCGGCTGCTTGGCGTGCCGCTGTTCCTGTGGCTGATTCTGAGGCCTGAGTTCGGCGGGCCGAAGAGTGACGGCTGGGCTCTTCTGGTGTTGGCTCTGAGCGGCGTCAGTGACTACCTGGACGGCAAGCTCGCGCGGCGCTGGAACCAGATCAGCAGCCTCGGCCGGCTTCTCGACCCGGCGGCCGACCGGCTCTACATTCTCTCGACTTTGGTCGGTCTCACGTGGCGCGAGATTCTGCCCATCTGGTTGACCGCTGCACTTCTGGCACGTGAGCTGGTTCTGCTGGTGATGGTGGGCATCCTCAGGCGGCACGGGTATCCGCCGCCGCAGGTGAACTTCCTTGGGAAGGCAGCTACGTTCAACCTGATGTATGCCTTCCCGTTGCTGTTGCTCAGTGACGGAAGTGGATGGATCCCGTCACTCGCTGCTATTTTCGGATGGGCGTTCGCCGGATGGGGTACAACGCTGTACTGGTGG
The DNA window shown above is from Streptomyces chartreusis and carries:
- a CDS encoding CDP-alcohol phosphatidyltransferase family protein, which encodes MEVQETRVQTDRVLTIPNILSMARLLGVPLFLWLILRPEFGGPKSDGWALLVLALSGVSDYLDGKLARRWNQISSLGRLLDPAADRLYILSTLVGLTWREILPIWLTAALLARELVLLVMVGILRRHGYPPPQVNFLGKAATFNLMYAFPLLLLSDGSGWIPSLAAIFGWAFAGWGTTLYWWAGVLYVVQVRRLVRADAMAE